From one Candidatus Limnocylindrales bacterium genomic stretch:
- a CDS encoding acetate--CoA ligase family protein: MNAERATVENVLAAVRADGRTALLAHEAAEVCNAYGIPVARQWLAESAQQAGRVAEQMGFPVALKIVSADILHKTEAGGVRLGARDVAGVEAAYGELVEAARRHAPEARIAGVLVQKMEAPGREVLIGGVTDPTFGKVVAFGLGGVLVEVLRDVTFRMTPVDRAQAAAMLGDIAGADVLRGVRGEKAVDHAALVAIIESVSRLLEDFPQIEELDLNPIFARPDGAVAVDARITIAGEPRPQPVRLPREQIVAAMRRILRPRAVAVIGASAEEGKIGNSVMKNLVAGGYRGAIYPIHPKAPEIMGLRAYKSVLDVEGDIDVAVFAIPARLVAAAMEEVGRKGIAGAVLIPSGFAEVGEKELQDQMLEVARRHGVRVMGPNIYGFYYTPENLCATFCTAYDVRGKVALSSQSGGVGMSIIGFSRSTRMGVSAIVGLGNKSDIDEDDLLEFFEQDENTSVIAMHAEDLKDGRAFAEAASRVSKAKPIVMLKAGRTALGARAAASHTGALAGNDKIYEDVLRQCGVVRARSLRDMLEFARGLSVLPSPKGENVVIVTGAGGSGVLLSDACVDNGLSLMRMPEDLDAAFRKFIPPFGAAGNPVDITGGEPPSTYRNTIALALEDPRIHSLILGYWHTIVTPPMVFAELLADVVERARGKGHEKPVVASLVGDVEVEQACDHLWERGIPAYPYTTEMPVAVLGAKYRWARGAGLL; encoded by the coding sequence ATGAACGCGGAGCGGGCAACGGTGGAGAACGTGCTGGCGGCGGTGCGGGCGGACGGACGAACGGCGCTTCTGGCGCACGAGGCGGCCGAGGTATGCAACGCGTACGGGATACCCGTGGCGCGACAATGGCTGGCCGAGTCGGCGCAGCAGGCGGGCCGCGTCGCCGAGCAGATGGGCTTCCCGGTCGCGCTCAAGATCGTTTCCGCGGACATCCTTCATAAGACCGAGGCCGGCGGCGTCCGCCTCGGCGCGCGCGACGTCGCCGGGGTGGAAGCCGCCTACGGCGAGCTGGTCGAGGCCGCGCGACGGCATGCACCCGAGGCCAGGATCGCCGGCGTGCTCGTGCAGAAGATGGAGGCGCCCGGGCGCGAGGTGCTCATCGGCGGCGTCACCGATCCGACGTTCGGCAAGGTCGTCGCGTTCGGCCTCGGCGGCGTGCTGGTCGAGGTCCTGCGCGACGTCACGTTCCGCATGACTCCGGTCGATCGGGCTCAGGCCGCAGCGATGCTCGGCGACATCGCCGGCGCCGACGTTCTGCGCGGCGTGCGCGGCGAAAAGGCCGTCGACCACGCGGCGCTGGTGGCGATCATCGAAAGCGTCTCGCGTCTTCTCGAGGATTTCCCGCAGATCGAGGAGCTGGACCTCAACCCGATCTTCGCGCGCCCGGACGGCGCAGTGGCCGTGGACGCGCGCATCACGATCGCCGGCGAGCCGCGCCCGCAGCCGGTGCGGCTGCCGCGCGAGCAGATCGTCGCCGCCATGCGCCGCATCCTGCGGCCGCGCGCGGTGGCGGTGATCGGCGCCTCGGCCGAAGAAGGCAAGATCGGCAACTCGGTGATGAAGAACCTCGTCGCGGGCGGTTACCGCGGCGCGATCTACCCGATTCATCCGAAGGCGCCCGAGATCATGGGCCTCCGCGCGTACAAGAGCGTGCTCGACGTCGAAGGCGACATCGACGTGGCCGTCTTCGCCATCCCTGCACGACTGGTGGCCGCGGCGATGGAAGAGGTCGGCCGCAAGGGCATCGCCGGGGCGGTTCTGATCCCGTCGGGCTTTGCGGAGGTCGGCGAGAAGGAGCTGCAGGACCAGATGCTCGAGGTGGCGCGCCGCCACGGCGTGCGGGTGATGGGCCCGAACATCTACGGCTTCTACTACACGCCCGAGAACCTGTGCGCGACGTTCTGCACCGCCTACGACGTTCGCGGCAAGGTCGCGCTGTCCTCGCAGAGCGGCGGCGTGGGCATGTCGATCATCGGCTTCTCCCGCTCGACCAGGATGGGCGTGTCGGCGATCGTCGGCCTCGGCAACAAGTCCGACATCGACGAGGACGATCTGCTCGAGTTCTTCGAGCAGGACGAGAATACCTCCGTCATCGCCATGCATGCCGAGGATCTCAAGGACGGCCGCGCCTTTGCCGAAGCTGCCTCGCGCGTGTCCAAGGCGAAGCCGATCGTCATGCTGAAGGCCGGGCGCACCGCCCTGGGCGCGCGAGCCGCGGCCTCGCACACGGGAGCTCTCGCCGGCAACGACAAGATCTACGAGGACGTGCTGCGCCAGTGCGGCGTGGTGCGGGCGCGCTCGCTTCGCGACATGCTGGAGTTCGCGCGGGGGCTTTCGGTGCTGCCGTCGCCGAAAGGAGAGAACGTCGTCATCGTCACCGGCGCCGGCGGCTCCGGCGTGCTGCTGTCGGATGCGTGCGTGGACAATGGGCTTTCGCTGATGCGCATGCCCGAGGACCTCGATGCGGCGTTCCGCAAGTTCATTCCGCCCTTCGGCGCGGCCGGCAATCCCGTCGACATCACCGGCGGCGAGCCGCCCTCGACCTATCGCAACACCATCGCGCTGGCGCTGGAGGATCCGCGCATTCACTCGCTGATCCTCGGCTACTGGCACACCATCGTTACGCCGCCGATGGTGTTTGCCGAGCTGCTCGCCGACGTCGTCGAGCGGGCGCGAGGCAAGGGGCACGAGAAGCCGGTGGTGGCTTCCCTGGTCGGAGACGTCGAGGTGGAGCAGGCCTGCGACCATCTGTGGGAGCGCGGAATTCCTGCTTATCCCTATACGACCGAGATGCCGGTGGCCGTGCTCGGCGCCAAGTACCGCTGGGCGCGCGGCGCCGGCCTGCTTTGA